From a region of the Myxococcus fulvus genome:
- a CDS encoding carbohydrate-binding protein, whose protein sequence is MIRNRVFSSLCGALFLLSASACGADSGAPGAQTPGGTESPSEQPQVPSPGPTPGNPTPEPTPGVTPTPEPTPEPTPEPTPEPTPEPTPEPSPGQSSVDKFGVTRLHPSKAGGESWALADDPTSDPRFDPQRAITRNADGSWKMKHSQVRMGVTTSTGYSAAKIPTYDRDVLASRGYMQAPNDWKNIEMTGFVKLNAASDGSDNFDWYARGGKHNNNNSGCEGSSYKGGLHYDGRARWQKETWHVSYEQAPYKPATSALKGRWVGFKAVMRNTTVSGKEAVRLEMYVNENADKVTWKKVYDWVDSGNWGGDAEHCGGSVGAMPITWGGPIATFRWDNAEDVDFKWLSVREIQP, encoded by the coding sequence TTGATCCGGAACCGTGTTTTCTCATCCCTGTGTGGCGCCTTGTTCCTCCTGTCCGCCTCCGCGTGCGGCGCCGACTCGGGCGCCCCCGGGGCCCAGACGCCCGGCGGCACCGAGTCGCCATCCGAGCAACCCCAGGTCCCGAGCCCAGGGCCCACGCCGGGCAACCCCACGCCGGAGCCCACGCCCGGGGTGACCCCCACGCCCGAGCCGACCCCTGAGCCCACCCCGGAGCCGACTCCCGAGCCCACCCCGGAGCCGACTCCCGAGCCCTCGCCCGGGCAGTCCTCCGTCGACAAGTTCGGCGTGACGCGGCTGCACCCGTCCAAGGCGGGCGGTGAGTCCTGGGCGCTGGCGGACGACCCCACGTCGGACCCCCGGTTCGACCCGCAGCGCGCCATCACCCGCAACGCGGACGGCTCGTGGAAGATGAAGCACAGCCAGGTGCGCATGGGCGTCACCACGTCCACCGGCTACTCCGCCGCGAAGATTCCGACGTACGACCGGGATGTGCTGGCCAGCCGGGGCTACATGCAGGCGCCCAACGATTGGAAGAACATCGAGATGACGGGCTTCGTGAAGCTCAACGCCGCGTCGGATGGCTCGGACAACTTCGACTGGTACGCGCGCGGCGGCAAGCACAACAACAACAACTCCGGCTGCGAGGGCAGCAGCTACAAGGGCGGCCTGCACTACGACGGCCGCGCCCGCTGGCAGAAGGAGACGTGGCATGTCTCCTACGAGCAGGCGCCGTACAAGCCGGCCACCTCCGCGCTCAAGGGGCGCTGGGTGGGCTTCAAGGCGGTGATGCGCAACACCACCGTCAGCGGCAAGGAGGCCGTGCGGCTGGAGATGTACGTCAACGAGAACGCCGACAAGGTGACGTGGAAGAAGGTCTACGACTGGGTGGACTCGGGCAACTGGGGCGGGGACGCCGAGCACTGCGGCGGCTCCGTGGGCGCCATGCCGATTACCTGGGGCGGCCCCATCGCCACGTTCCGCTGGGACAACGCGGAGGACGTCGACTTCAAGTGGCTGTCCGTCCGTGAAATCCAGCCGTAG
- a CDS encoding TerC family protein gives MEPLQTVGSPVLWGGFIAFVIAMLALDLGVFHRKAHTVSFKEALGWSTVWISLALLFNAGLWWKFGGKPGLEFLTGYLIEKSLSVDNIFVFVVIFSAMRIPALYQHRVLFWGILSALVLRAIMIFAGVAMLERFHWLIYVFGAFLIITGLKLFVQRNKEDHPEDGWMMRMLRKSIPSTTRFDGHHFFTMENGRRLATPLLMALILVEASDILFALDSIPAIFAVTRDPFIVFTSNIFAILGLRSLFFLLAGAVEKFSYLKVGLSGVLVFVGAKMALIDFVKIHPAVSLGVIATLLGASIVASLIKAKNLPPHTPEAGGDTLVKPSES, from the coding sequence ATGGAACCTCTACAAACCGTCGGCAGTCCCGTCCTGTGGGGCGGCTTCATTGCCTTCGTCATCGCGATGCTCGCCCTGGACCTCGGCGTCTTCCACCGGAAGGCCCACACGGTCAGCTTCAAGGAAGCGCTGGGCTGGAGCACGGTGTGGATCAGCCTGGCGCTGCTGTTCAACGCGGGGCTCTGGTGGAAGTTCGGAGGCAAGCCCGGGCTGGAGTTCCTCACCGGCTACCTCATCGAGAAGTCGCTCTCCGTCGACAACATCTTCGTCTTCGTCGTCATCTTCTCGGCGATGCGCATCCCCGCGCTGTACCAGCATCGGGTGCTCTTCTGGGGCATCCTGAGCGCGCTGGTGCTGCGGGCCATCATGATCTTCGCCGGCGTGGCCATGTTGGAGCGCTTCCACTGGCTCATCTACGTCTTCGGCGCCTTCCTCATCATCACCGGCCTGAAGCTGTTCGTGCAGCGCAACAAGGAGGACCACCCGGAGGACGGGTGGATGATGCGGATGCTGCGCAAGAGCATCCCGTCCACCACGCGCTTCGACGGGCACCACTTCTTCACCATGGAGAACGGCCGCCGGCTGGCCACGCCGCTGCTGATGGCGCTCATCCTGGTGGAGGCGTCGGACATCCTCTTCGCGCTGGACTCCATCCCCGCCATCTTCGCGGTGACGCGAGATCCATTCATCGTCTTCACGTCCAACATCTTCGCCATCCTGGGCCTGCGCTCGCTGTTCTTCCTGCTGGCCGGCGCGGTGGAGAAGTTCAGCTACCTGAAGGTGGGCCTGTCGGGCGTGCTCGTCTTCGTGGGCGCGAAGATGGCGCTCATCGACTTCGTGAAGATCCACCCGGCCGTCTCGCTGGGCGTCATCGCCACCCTCCTGGGCGCCAGCATCGTCGCCTCGCTCATCAAGGCGAAGAACCTGCCGCCGCACACGCCGGAGGCCGGCGGCGACACGCTGGTCAAACCGTCGGAGAGCTGA